DNA sequence from the Verrucomicrobiia bacterium genome:
CTCACCATGGGATTCCCGGGGTTGGCGGCTCATGCGCATATCGAGCGGGCCTTCCCGCTGAAAGCTGAAGCCCCTCGTGGGCTCGTCAAACTGACGGGAACTCACTCCGAGGTCGAACACGACCCCATCCACCGCTGTCACTCTCAAACTCATCAACACTTTCTCCAACTCCACATAGTTGGCGCGCACCAACTGAACGCGCGCCCCAAATTCACCCAACCGCTCGCGGCTTGCCGCGATGGCATCCTCGTCCCAGTCCAGCCCGATCATTTGTCCGTCGGGCCCGCACGCGCGCAAAATCTCCCGCGTATGCCCGCCACCGCCGACCGTACAATCCACGTACAATCCGCCGCGGCGCGGCTGCAACTGGTTTACAACCTCCTTGATTAGAACAGGGGTGTGATAGGTCATATGGAAGCTCTGATCGGCAGGAAATCGACGACTTACGTACGCCGATCCAAGCCTCCTCTGACACACCTCCCTGCCCCACTCACGGGAGCCTTCACTCCCGCCGTCATCGCCTCACGTGACCGCGACGGCCCTGCGAGTTCCCCGCTCACAAGCGCGCAGCACGATGACTACCCAACATTCGTCCGACCAAATGTCCAAATCCAACACGCGACCACGGGTTATTGCCGGAACGTTCGCGTTTCACGTTCTCCACGGTGTAGCTCGCGGAAGTATCGATCACATCGGTGGCCATCTCCGGCAAACAGCCGCAACCGCCCTCGATGATGACCGCGCCTCGCGCTACGGGGCGTGAAGCAGACCGCGTTACTCCATTGACGCCTGGCGAGTGGATAATTCGTCCATCCAATTTCGGAAATGGATTCATCCGCGGTAGTCGGAACTGCCGCATTTCGCTGCCCAGGCTCGTCAGGCTGCGGTTCAAACTCAAGAATCCCATGGCGTTCTCTCGGCTCATTTCAATCTCACAATCCCACCTGCTTGGCGGCTTCCGAAAATTTCTGCATCGCATTACGGTCAACCTCAGCCCAACGGGCGGGCGACCAAATCTCAAACCGTGTCAGCATTCCCACCAGCACGGCTTCTTTATCCACGGCAGCGTGCTCTTTCAGCTCTTCTGTCAAGGCGATGCGCCCTTGCGTGTCACAGGGCGAACCATGCGCGCGGGAGGCGATCAGACGGAGAACATCGCGTCGCTCGTACTCCCCAATCGAAATGTCGTCGGCGCGCTCCAGCATCTTCTCCATCGCCGATGCCGGCAACACCACCAGACAATTCTTTGGGTCGGGCAACACGTAAAACTCCTGCGAGCCTTTCGCGGCGGCTCGCCATTTTGCCGGGATCGCTACACGCTTTTTTTCGTCAACCGAGTGCCGAAACGTGCCAACGAACACCGTCCTTGTCAGTGCCTTGACCATTTGGATCGTGATTCCTCCTTGAAAATCACCATCCCCACAACGCCCCACTGTTTGACACAACTACCCCTAACGTGTCAACACCTTTCCGAAAAATATGTGGAAAAATCTTCGATCACGAAAACGAACGAGTTTACGCAGGCGCGATTCGGCATGCATACGCGTGGAGAGTCGTAATTCTCAGGCGCCGGGGGATGTAGAACAACAATGAGGATTGAGCAACTTTTACCACGCACACAATCCGCGATTACAAGATTCGTGCCGCGCGTGCGGAGGATCCGAACGTTTTTTCACTTCGCGTCGGTCGCGTTTCCGAAGAGGAAAACGAGCGCGCGCCACACACGATCGCGCCAGCAGCGCTCGTTGTGTTCACCACCCTTGTCCTCGAAGTAGCAGAGATCGCCGCCTTCGCGCCAGCCGCGTGCGAGATACGCCTGATGCACTTTGCGCGATTGCGGCGCGCCGTCGCGCACCGTGCCGCAGTCGAGATAGATGCGCAGGTCCTGATGCTCGCGTTCCTTGATGAACTCGACGAACGATTTGCTTTGTCGATCCCGGACCTGAAACGCGCCGGAGAGACACGCGGCCTGGCGGAATGTCTCGGAAAGCTTGTGCACCATCCACAACGAGACCAACCCGCCCAGGGAGGAACCCAGCAGCGCGGTGTGTTTGCGGTCCTTCTTAGTCGGGAATTTTCGATCGACGCAGCGCTTCACGACATCGACAACGTAATTCGCATAAGGGTGCGCGAGAATATCGTCGTAGGTTTTTCCCGGTGTGTATTCGCGGAAGCGCGCGTGCGTGTTGGGTATGCCGACCAGGATGGTCGGTTCCATTTTTCCTTCTCGTGTCAACTCATCGGCGATCAGGTTGAGGCACCAGCCGCCGTGACCGAAGCAACAATGCGGATCGTCCCAGATGTTCTGGCCATCGTGACAATAGAGCACAGGGAAGCGCCGACGATGATCGTGCTCTGCAAGTTCGGGAAGATAGACGTAGATTGGCCGGGACCCGAGATGCCCGAAACGAGGCAACACTTTCGGCTCATCGATGACGTGAAAGCGGGACGACTCAGGCAACCGGATCATGTGCGTTTCGGGAACAACGGCGCAATCTGCCCGATCTTCGTCCCCGGCGCAAGGCGCCCCCATACAATCTCTTCTGAAAGCACCTGGAGTTTTTCCGTCGCGCCCAACTGCACCCGTATTTGGTGCGCGATCGTCGGCATAAACGGCGTTACCAGAAGGGAAATCAGGCGCGTCGATTCTGCCAGGTTGTAGAGCACGGAATCCAACCGAGTTGCTTGCGCTGGATCCTTTGCCAAGGCCCACGGCTTCGTCTCTTCAACATAGCGATTGGCCCGCGTGACAAAGCCCCATACGTGCTCTAGTGCCGTGCTGAAGTTCAACTCTGCCATTGCCGCGCGATACGCCGCCGTCGCTTTCTCGCCATCGGCTTTTAAATCTGCATCTGCCGCCGTCGGCACAACACCGTCGC
Encoded proteins:
- a CDS encoding alpha/beta hydrolase-fold protein — translated: MIRLPESSRFHVIDEPKVLPRFGHLGSRPIYVYLPELAEHDHRRRFPVLYCHDGQNIWDDPHCCFGHGGWCLNLIADELTREGKMEPTILVGIPNTHARFREYTPGKTYDDILAHPYANYVVDVVKRCVDRKFPTKKDRKHTALLGSSLGGLVSLWMVHKLSETFRQAACLSGAFQVRDRQSKSFVEFIKEREHQDLRIYLDCGTVRDGAPQSRKVHQAYLARGWREGGDLCYFEDKGGEHNERCWRDRVWRALVFLFGNATDAK